ACCATTGTTAATGGAAGTAGGATATCAGTGCCGCCCCCTGCTATAAAGTTCATATTTATCCACTGAGACGCCCTTTCCACAGCATCCTCGGTGGCCATCTCCATCGACGCTGAGTATCGACGAACTTCGTCGTTGAAAGCAATAATGTTAAACATATCTTCTGGATGAAGCTTACTTAAGGCTGTGGATAGCACATTTTTCACATCATCAAGTGCCTTGCCTTGCATACTCCCACTTATATCAACAACAAATACTATCTTCTTCTTGAACACCTGTTGAACTCGTTAAGATGAGAAGCTATTCGATACGTTCTCGGGAATGATAATAGACTAAGAAGAAACCCATTGTACCTTCCCATGTTCCTTTCCTGGATATAAGTACATACAGAACATATCTCTTTGATCAACATCATCCATAGGAGGAGATTGTAGGAGAATCCCACCAGATATGTGACTCGAACAAACCTAAAACACGAAAGACGAACAAGtttcaaaacatttgaaaGCAGATTCTTCTCAAGTATGATCAAATCGCTCTGAAACATACACTATACATGAAGCTAAAATCTTCTTTGGACCATGCAAGAACCTCCGATTCGTATATAAAGCTCAGTTTCCCGGGTTTTCTCATCGATTCCTGATTCCACCCATTATCAAAACAACATCACAAACTAGAACAACAACCAAAAACATCAAATACTCAACAAGAAAACACAGACCTTTAAAGGATGACTCGTCGTCCTACACAAAACCTCAGCTGCCGAACCGACATTCACATTTAACGctatcttctccttctttgaCATCTTCTTCCCCGCAGGGATGACATACTCAGGAAAAGTAAATGGAACATCCAATGTGAGATTACCTTCTCTGTATGATAGTTTCTGAGACCACCTCATGGTAATAGACAGAGTGGTGCCCCCATCAATCTTGAAAAGGAACAAGAAAACAGAGCTCCATGAGTTCAAACAATAAGAATCAGAAGAACTTACAGGCAAGATGAGTACTCAGAGGCTCCATTAATCACCTGTGGTATTGTAAGGGTATAGATATTATTAGTCAAGATACCTCCCTCTACTCGTTCTGGCTTTTCTGCGACATTTTTAGGTATGTCTTCAAGTGTAATAAGTGAAGTGCGATATGATTTTCTAGGAGCATCCACCTCACAACCTAGAACTGAACCCTGTTAGCCAAATGATATAATTCCGAGAATTCAGTACCAGACAAGCTATGAAACAACCTTATCTTCTAcgaaaaaacaagaacaatcgAACCAATCGaacaaattatattctaaTCGAGCAAGCCCCTcttaggaatcacaactctctaccatggtatgatattgtccactttgagcataagctctcatggctttactttgggcttcctcctcaacaatcctcctgtcgaacaaagtacaacatagagcctcccctgaggtctatgtagccctcaaacaacctctctttaatcgaggctcgactctttctctagagccctcgaacaaagtacacaatttgttcaacattttagtcacttttgactacacattcgaggctcacaattctttgttcgacatttgaggattctattgacatggctacaTTTATggcatggctctaataccatgttaggaatcaaaactctccataatggtatgatattgtccactatgagcataagctctcacggCTTTGCTATGGGTTTCaccaaaaggcttcataccaaCATAGATGTATTCCTTGTATATAAGCCCATGAtctcattccctaaattagtcaacgtgagactccctcccaaccatcctcgaCAAATTCTACAGAGACCCAGTTCAGTTTTCGAGTTCATAATCATTTCCAGAGACAAAAACCCAGAGAAATACCTGTTCCCCCATCGGAATCGCAATCCGGCAATCACAGCTCCGACTACCCATAACGCAGTGAACCCTCCAAGATCCAGTGATCCGAATAATCGCTGTATCCAAATAGCAATCAACCTCGAGCTCAATCCCGTTCATCTGAAGCGGAATCAGCGCCGGCGGGTCGCAGCGGCCATGGACGTGGGGCTGATAGCTCGGAACATCGGGATTATCGACGATGGCAGGATTATCAATTACAGCATAAACCATGGGAGCCGTAGGAAGCAATGAACGGCCCATCCTATCCATCGTGGGGAGCGACCGCGGAGGCGCAACGGCGCGGTCTCTACCGAAGTACAGTCTTTTGGATAGCCGGAGGCCATCGTCGACGGCTTTGGCGAAATCTTCCGCCATTACAAGACAGAAGCAAGAAGGAATTGAAAAAGGGAATCGATTCGACTCGTTTTCCTCTGTGGTTAATTGAAATCTCTAGCTCTGTGAATTGGGATTAAAGGTGAAGGAATCGAGTTTTTTCCATCGCACGGAGATTTCATGACAGTAATACAAAATTGTATCACTGTCATGAGATCGAGACAAAGCTGGAaagttctctctttctttatcaAAGTTGTATTTATACTCCGATTGACTCAATGTGGCCTTTAATTCTGccttcataaaaaatattaaagataagcatatcatattaatttatatcatcTCTTAgattctattaaaaataaattattttaagcgtattcaaatttataagtaTGCTAATCGAAGTTGTGAACTTTCGTACGTTCATCTATTTATACCAGTTACAATTCTTCAACTCAGTTATAGACACAGACCACCTAATGTCGAGCCTTAGCCAAGCACATCTACGGGTGGTCCAAACATCAATGCTCTAACCTCACATGTTATTAGTCCATCCAAGCAAATGACCCAACGCCCCACTCGCCCATGAACTCTATGCTTATTCAACCCTTTAACACAGTAACTCATGCTCGACATCGAGCCTACCAGCCATGTGGCTCGACCTAGTGCCAATCCAAGTCTCTCCTAGCATAAGCTTATGATTTAGCTCACCCCATATCAGCGCGTGTGAAGCTTGCTTCTAAAAAAGTCAACTAACCTTGGCTTGTTGACTTTCCTTTAACTACTGATGGTTTAAAGTGCTCGAATTGgataaaatattctttcaaCTTTAATGTTTAAATTCCTACCGACTGTAATATGGATTTTAAGAGAATAATTGGTTTTtatcttgaaaagaaaaaagagaataattatttattgccGTTTTTGGgacacaataaataaataaatatatatatatatatattatccttaaattattcaaagacatgttgtaataaaatttttaaaaaattaaaaattaaattgatatgtatttaaaaattaatgattaaactattttttttaaatataaataggcAGGAGTgtcaaaaatgtttttttattttctgtgaAACttatggtttatttatttattttttaaatacatattGTCAGGCCTGTGCAGCAGTGCATGAATATTGCCGCTTAATTAACAACGCAACATTTAACAACCCACCgaagatattatcctttttggatTGTTTCTTACGAACTTCctctcgaggttttaaaacacattgagtggagagagatttcaacacttttataaagaatgtttcgttttcctctccaatcgatatgaaatctctccttagtagacgtaTTTAAGTCGTGAGGCTGACGTTGATACGTAACGatctaaagcggacaatatctgatgaCAGTgtacttgagctgttacatgtTATAACAACTCAGCTCAATATTCAATATTGTGGTCGTGTTGCGAAAATATTGtacaaagaaagaacaaataaaaccctatatattcattattttgtAACATATACATAGACTGCCCAAAATTCCAATGATCAAAAAGATTTAATCCAATTTTGCCTTTTCTTGTTCAAAGGGTCAGCCATTCAACTCGATTACAGtcatattttcaattcatCCCTTCTAGACAAATTCGACCCCGTGATTCTTTCCCAATCCTTTCCCTAATCCAATAAGAAAATGGGTCTCCACTTTCACTTGAAAGTATTGAAACCATTCATTCGCCGCCTCTTTTCTGTCGTATCATATTCGGGTCGGTTCCTTCCCCTTCATTTTCCATGCCTTCTCAATTCTGAAGCAGCCCATTAAACGAAACATTGAATTCCCCTTTTGAATCGTTTTgttatttgggtttttcttcttcgatTTTGCAGATTTCACCGGTAACCATAATGGCTTGCGATCCGAACAATGGCGGTGAAATCGGAGCGGAAAATTCTCTCCAATCCATCTGTTACAAACGTGGATCCTTGCGGCTGCTCGATCAGGTAGTGTTCATTGGCTTTTTGTTCAGCACTTTCCTTCAAGCATGGAATTAGGACTCTTTAATTAACAGTGGTTGGTTTTGAACAGAGGAAGCTTCCTTTAGAAACTCGTTACCTGGACATCAAGGATTCCAAAGATGGATGGTAATTTCTTGCAATCTTTGTCCAATCTGTTCTTGTTCATAGTGTTTCTTCCTATCCCTTATGCTCTTTTGAACcgtttttgttttaagatcatgttctttttgaactttgaagATTTGTTCAATGCCATGAATATGAACTGCTAAACCTGAACTTTCATTAGCTGTGTGTTTTTGGGTTCATGGGTTGAACTCCTAGTATATGGATTTATAAGAACTATATAACTGTAGGATCGAATGATGGTCTTGTAGATTCCTACAAGCCGATGCGCACGTAAGCTCGTTTGAGCGCGCTCTATTGTTAAGAAAAGGTTGAACTCGTGGTTTGTTTCCATGATGTGAGACATCTGGTTGTTGAAACAAGTGTATCTAGTAAATTTTGTTGTACATTTCACCCTATGATGGCTTTAGTTGTGagatgggtggattgtgagatcccacatcgattggagagggaaatgagtGCTAGCGCggacgctgagccctgaagggaggtggattgtgagattccacatcggttggagaggggaacgaagcattctttataagggtgtggaaacctctccctaatagatgcgttttaaaaaccttgaggggaagtccgaaaggaaaagtcaaaaggacaatatctgctagtggtgggcttgggctgttacaaatggtattagagcttgGCACTGGGCGGTATGCCAGTGaagatgctgggccctgaaggagggtggattgtgagatcccacatcgattggagagaggaacgaagccaacaaggacgttgggtgctgaaggggggtggatcaTGAGatgagtagattgtgagatctcacatcgattggagagggaatcGAGTGcgagcaaggacgctgggcctcaaatggggatggattgtgagatcccacgtcgtttaacaaagcattctttataagggtgtggaaagaaaacatctccctagcagacgcgttttaaaaacctcgagagGAAACCAGCCCgctggtgggcttgggctgttacattaataaaGGATTCATTATAATTCCTCAATACTCTTCCAGAAATTACATCCTTTCTGTCGACAAAACCAATGTCTTCAACGTCTATCATGATATTACCTGTCACAGCCTAAAAATATAACTTGTTGAATTCCAAGCATTTTTCAGCTTTGGTTGTTATCAGCATATTTGGtgatattctaaaaaatttgtatgtCAGGCATGCCATAAGGGATATGGTAGTACGCGGGGCGCCTGCCATAGCTATTGCAGCAGCCCTTGCTTTAGCAGCAGAAGTGTACAACTTGGACGCTTTTAATGGGAGTCCCAACGACGCAGCTTCGTTCATTGCGGAGAAATTGGACTACTTAGTCTCCAGGTTTTCTCGATTCATTATCAGTATTTTTTGCACAGATTTTTCTATATGAAAGGcaatttcaaattgtttttggCCATTCCTATTGGCTTTTGAACAGTAGCTTACGTGTTTTTTCCGAATTTGTAGTCGGCCAACTGCGGTTAATCTTGGGGACGCTGCTATAAAACTTAAAGAAATTGTATCTCGGGCCGTTGCTATTTCTCCCGATGCCAAGAGTGTCTTTCAAGTATGAATTTGGGGATTCATTTGGCTGTTCAGTTTGAGTTGTTAATTGTTAGTTCTATGCTTGGTTATGCTGAAACTTGAAGGATGTCTTATTTGTAAGATCTTTTGAATATATTGAAAACTGGTTGAATAGGCATATATTGAGGCTGCTGAAGCGATGCTGGAGGACGACGTTGCTTCAAATAAAGCCATTGGGTCGTATGGAGCAACGTATATCCGTGATCAACAAAAATCATTGGCAAAACTTTCCGTTCTAACGCATTGCAACACGGGCAGGCATAAATTCTAGCTCCTTCACACTCTTTTTATCGTTCTCCTTTTAACGCTTAATGCACCCTTGCTATGAAATTCCTCCGGACTAGCTATTGCTGATAGTTTTCACGTTTCAGTCTAGCAACGGCTGGATATGGTACTGCCCTGGGTGTAATCCGTGCTCTTCACTCCGCTGATGTGTTAGAAAGGGCGTACTGTACCGAAACACGACCCTTCAATCAAGTGAGTGTCTAGTTTGGTGGTATTTGTATTAACTagatgttttcttttcaaacttattatggtaattttcttgatttgggTAACTTTGACCGTCTctcgatgtgagatcccacatcggttggagaggggatcgaaacattccttataagggtgtggaaacctctccctagcagatgcgttttaaaaccgtcaggctgacggcgatacgtatcGGGCCAAAGCGAAAAATATTAGCtaggtgggcttgggctgttacaaatggtatcagaactagacatcgggtggtgtgtcagtgagaacgttgggcctccaaggggggtggattgtgagatcccacattggttggagaggggaatgaagcattccttaaaaggttgtggaaacctcttcttagcagacacgttttaaaactgtgaggttgatggtgatacgtaacgagccaaagcggacagctagcggtggacttggactgttatacTTAGACCATCTCTATTTGGATTTGTGGACTATTGTGGATATGCCTCTCTAAGCATACTATTTATGCCTTAACTTTTGCCTATTATTGTAGGGATCTCGACTCACGGCCTACGAGTTGGTCCATGAAAAGATACCTTCTACCCTGATAGCAGATTCGGCTGCAGCCGCCTTGATGAAATCTGGAAGGGTGAATGCTGTTGTAGTTGGGGCCGATCGCGTAGCTGCGAACGGTATTTAGTCGTTCCTTCAATTATGTACGTGTCACAGCATCTGTTTGTCGAGGAAGAGTGTCTGAAAGTTCTATTCAATGAATTGCAGGTGACACTGCTAATAAGATTGGAACCTATAGCCTTGCATTGTGTGCAATGCACCACAACATTCCATTCTTTGTGGCTGCACCATTGACTTCCATAGACTTATCCCTTTCATCTGGCGAAGAAATCGTTATCGAGGAAAGGTCCCCCAAAGAGTTGTTGAATGCCCGTGGAGGGCTCGGCGAGCAAGTTGCTGCTTCTGGCATCGATGTCTGGAACCCCGCTTTTGATGTTACTCCTGCTCGTCTGATCTCGGGAATCATTACAGAGAAGGTCATCTTTTCAACCACTTTCCTGTTTAGAAAACTTGAAATCATCCAACTTTGGTTGACATGTTTTATTGTTGCAGGGAGTCATCACGAAGGTGGGTTCTGAAGATTTCAACATAATGGAGTTTGTTCAAAAGATTGCAGCAGGCACTCTTGCGCAGGTACACTAGAATGTTCTTGATGAAATAAATGTTCTTGTTCATCAGAATCAATAGATACAAGAACGCCATAGATCAAATGTCTGGCTATTAATGGCTCTGTTTCTGAAGTTCTAATAACAGagcatatatacatatatcaCTTGCTTGATACTCTGGCTTGGTTTCtagttttcttgtttttttttacataattgAAGAGAACTTTTGGAGTCAATATGCCAACTGCAATTCTCACTCGAGTTCTacttcttctttgttctttgtatGTGCGTTTTAGAACTGGGAAACTGACGAATCATGTTCTAATTGGTAAAATCTATTTTCTATAGTGATGAATCCATCAACAAAATTGTATAGCTTTGCTAATTTTGGTGTAAGATCCCATGACCATTgttagaagatattgtccgctttgacccgttacgtatcgtcgtcagcctcacagttttaaaacgcgtctattagggagaggtttccacacccttataagaaatgttttgttcccctctccaactgaagTGGGATCTAACAATTCATCAACCTTGGAGGCtcagcgttctcgttggcacatctctcagtgtctagctttgataccatttgtaactacTCAAGCCCaccctagtagatattgtccgctttggctcattacgtatcgtcgtcattttcacggttttaaaacttgtctactagggagaggtttccacacccttatgaggaatgcttctcttctccaatcattgtgggatcccacaataGACGTggtttaaaaccttgaggggaactccggaagggaaagcccaatgAGGatatgctagcggtaggctttgGGTCTCTCAGAAACTAGCAATCAACGTTGTAGAAGAATGATAACTCGTTTTAGCAAATTAGGATCAATGGTCGACTTGAACTATACTTGTCAGTCAAATTAGCTCTGCGATCATATTCATTTGGTCTTGATTGATATTGTCAGTTTCATTCCGATGATCAGTTTCGAAACATGTAAGAACTCATCCAAAACAACCCGATTACACTCTCACCATCTATCGAGGTACAAGAGAATCATCACCCGACCATAGTTCCTCTTCCAATATCTCAGGTCATTCAACACTTTCCATGTTTTTCTCTcctcttcctttccttttgcTGTGTAATTTTCAACGAAGGGACAGGAGAAGAAAGATCAGTTATGCTTAGCCTACaatgaaaaagtgaaaatatctTTAGTCTTAATcataaaaaccaaacaaagggccaaaacagaacaaaactGTTTGTGGTGCAGAGCAGGAAGCTTTTAGAGATGTATATGGCTGTCTGTCTCAAagacttgaaaagaaaaaaccagaCCGCCATGCACATCCATTTTGTAACCTTCCATCGATTCCAACACCAAAGAAGAttccctttttaaaaaaacatgggAAGATACGACATGTGGCCCCCGACCATCGAGGAAGTCTACAGACACAGACGACAGCAGCTCCTAATCGGACGCTATGGCTCTGTTTTTGTTGCGTGTCGCATCACAAGATGATAGCATGGCTTTGCACATGGCAATATGgctctctgtttctttgaaatCCCATGTCGTTTTCTAATacccaaatgaaaaaaaacttCAGCCCACCCCCCCACTTCGTAATCGGGTTTGAAAGACAGAACCAAACAGttttttatgataataatGTAACAATCTTGTATCTAAAAACGTTCCGGAATCCAAACGTTGTTGGGACTCACGAGCTTAGAAACAGAGTCTTATCTGATCTGAATCAGttcagaagaagaacaagaggaAAACCCCTGTTTTTACAGATGgggtttctttgttttatgttgttttttcAAATACCTTAAAATCTCCGAGTTTTTTAGTCTCGAAAATTATAATTACCCATTATTTTGACTGCTTATTATAGCAATGCATTTACTACAAATGGGAAAGCGGCAACGCTTCAATTGTCAATAAATgataaatctttattttggTTGTCCTCTggttttctcttccttttccaAAACAGAACACAGGAATCAGATAAGACTTCGTTGTCATGTTACTGGCGATGGCGTTACCAAACTCCAACTCtcaggcggcggcggcggcggtggtgacGGCGGAGGTCGAATGTGTGAAATGCTATTCCTGTGGATTTACAGAGGATTGCACCCCTGCTTACATCTCGCGAGTTCGCGACCGCTTCCATGGCCGGTGGATCTGTGGGCTCTGCATCGAGGCGGTGAAAGATGAAGTTGTGAGATCGGGAACGCTTATTTCCACCGAAGAAGCGTTAGCCCAACACGCGAGTTTCTGTCGGGAGTTCAGATCGACCAACCCTCTGGATGAAACAGAGCACCCCATCTCCGCCATGGGGCGGGTACTACGACGGAGCTTGGATTCTCCGAGAGTTCTCCGGTCAAATTCCAGTGGCGTAATCAAACTAGAACCGATCGTCGTCATCGGCGATTCAGCTAGACTCCAACGATCCGGTAGTTGCTTCCCTTCCTTGTCTAGCTAAATCAAAAAACAGAGTAGTATTTTCAAGCGACTAACTTGCTTTAGTGGGTGGGTTCAGTTAGAGTTCTCCGACGATTTTCAAGCCATTTAACGAAATGGGTTTGAAAATTAGAGGGAAAACTGACCATTTTCTAGCGTTCTTGTTCGTCAAGTTCGTCATTAATGTAATGTAAATGGGAAATTGTGATAGAACAGAGCATTTGTGTTTGCTTGAAAGTTGGAAGTGAAATAAATCGAAGTGtagattgaaaatttaatggaaataTTGGGAAGATTTGAAGAATATTTGCAATGGCGGTCGTCTGAGCTCTGTGCTGTTACCATTGTCTGAGCGACAAAGTTCTGTTACCATAGTCTCTACGAACTTTCTGTTCTATGTTTTGTCTCAATTTTATTCATATCTTTGTAACTTTATCTTCGTTATAGTAGTCTCGATAACAAAGCTGCCTTCGACCTTCGATTAGTAAGCCTATTTCATCGAGAGCTTACCCCTCCACCCTTCATAGTAGTGACAGtctcgtaaaaaaaaaaaaaaaaaaaaaaaattatgaagacAAAGGCTATAAcactatttttgtttgaacatATTGAGTAATCTTATTTAGATCCCAAATTATGACCGGTTCAATTTGTCGATTTTATTCGtatcatataaaaatagtAACTTATTAGATAACACAAAAGGTTTATTCCTTTTATAGATGCTCGATCCATCTAGattttattagacataaaatttaatttaatttttaatagaataattaattaaaaaattcaaaatggatNAAggtttaatgatatttttgaaatactaTCGAAAGAATACGAGTGTTttcgaaataaaatattaactaaagCCAATATCAAgagtaattttttatattaaaaaaattgaaattatatttaagaaaagaaaaaaagaaaaaaagaaaaaaaagaaaaaaaatgaagcacCTTGGAATGATAAGCGAAGGGTATAAGTAATTTTCGTATGAAGCATCGTTTCATCGGGTCGGACAAGTTCAGGTTGGGGCGTCGTCCTCCGCCGTGTGTGTCGTCTCCGCCTTCCCGCCAATCTTCTGCTCCAGCGTCGTCCTCGAACTGAATCACTGGTAACTTCCTCCACTTTCTCAATTTCTCTCCATTCGTATCCAACAATTTTCTGGTCATTCACGAggttttctcctctttttccttttgccCCTTTCTCATTTACTCTGCTAGCTCGAACTTCATCCCTGTGTGTCCTTATGCTTGGATTCCATCTTGTTTTCCGATTGCTTTGCTGAAAGTATCGTTTGGATTTCGTCATCATCCAGTCGTCACTAGggttttgaatcttttgaaGTTTTGATGCCCATTTCTGTTTCCCTGtgtttattgttattttttgttaCAGTTTTCTGTTATTGACGACCAATCGGAAGCAAGTACTGGCTTTGTTGATTAATTGATCACGAGCGGAGGATTATGACTAGACCGCATGCGATTTCTAGAGCAAGAAGCTTTCGATCTCGAGGAATTTTCAATGGAATTTGCTCCATTGTGTTGCTTTGTTTGTTCCTTGGTCAGGGGAAGTTCTTGAGAAATTCGCGTTCAATTCTTCAACCTAAATGGAGCTTAGGTGATATGCAGGTTGGGGTGATTCATAGGAGAATCGCTGAAGTCTCTGGTTCGAACAATaccattgattttgatggatctcctaataataataataagtctGCAAGTCTCCCCCTATCATGTCTTGGATTAACCGAACATAGAGATTACCCGAGCCGATGTGAGTACCTGATTGCCC
This sequence is a window from Cucurbita pepo subsp. pepo cultivar mu-cu-16 chromosome LG04, ASM280686v2, whole genome shotgun sequence. Protein-coding genes within it:
- the LOC111793097 gene encoding uncharacterized protein LOC111793097, which translates into the protein MAEDFAKAVDDGLRLSKRLYFGRDRAVAPPRSLPTMDRMGRSLLPTAPMVYAVIDNPAIVDNPDVPSYQPHVHGRCDPPALIPLQMNGIELEVDCYLDTAIIRITGSWRVHCVMGSRSCDCRIAIPMGEQGSVLGCEVDAPRKSYRTSLITLEDIPKNVAEKPERVEGGILTNNIYTLTIPQIDGGTTLSITMRWSQKLSYREGNLTLDVPFTFPEYVIPAGKKMSKKEKIALNVNVGSAAEVLCRTTSHPLKESMRKPGKLSFIYESEVLAWSKEDFSFMYSVCSSHISGGILLQSPPMDDVDQRDMFCMYLYPGKEHGKVFKKKIVFVVDISGSMQGKALDDVKNVLSTALSKLHPEDMFNIIAFNDEVRRYSASMEMATEDAVERASQWINMNFIAGGGTDILLPLTMATEMLNDGGSDGSVPIIFLVTDGAVENERHICDVMRKNLTGKQSVHPRIYTFGIGIFCNYYFLRMLAMIGRGHCDAAYDLDSVEPRMRRLYKRAISTIFVNIATDAFDDLDEVKVYPSFIPDLSSESLLTVSGRYCGNFPETVKAKGLLANLDNIVLDLKVHQAKDIPLDKLFIKDQIELLTAEAWFTENKQLVEMVKKMSTKSGVMSEYTQMFIFQSTNKVGETIKVQQMKKNAYEKMEAPRSDKMMLLPFGGVGFGNLEATSENTPHGAGERKPEAAEIIVKAASNCCGNLCSYCCCPCCIQVCLKINNQCAIVLTQLCTAIACFGCFDCCLEMCCDNRSVS
- the LOC111793100 gene encoding methylthioribose-1-phosphate isomerase; amino-acid sequence: MACDPNNGGEIGAENSLQSICYKRGSLRLLDQRKLPLETRYLDIKDSKDGWHAIRDMVVRGAPAIAIAAALALAAEVYNLDAFNGSPNDAASFIAEKLDYLVSSRPTAVNLGDAAIKLKEIVSRAVAISPDAKSVFQAYIEAAEAMLEDDVASNKAIGSYGATYIRDQQKSLAKLSVLTHCNTGSLATAGYGTALGVIRALHSADVLERAYCTETRPFNQGSRLTAYELVHEKIPSTLIADSAAAALMKSGRVNAVVVGADRVAANGDTANKIGTYSLALCAMHHNIPFFVAAPLTSIDLSLSSGEEIVIEERSPKELLNARGGLGEQVAASGIDVWNPAFDVTPARLISGIITEKGVITKVGSEDFNIMEFVQKIAAGTLAQVH
- the LOC111793105 gene encoding uncharacterized protein LOC111793105; protein product: MLLAMALPNSNSQAAAAAVVTAEVECVKCYSCGFTEDCTPAYISRVRDRFHGRWICGLCIEAVKDEVVRSGTLISTEEALAQHASFCREFRSTNPLDETEHPISAMGRVLRRSLDSPRVLRSNSSGVIKLEPIVVIGDSARLQRSGSCFPSLSS